In Lemur catta isolate mLemCat1 chromosome 1, mLemCat1.pri, whole genome shotgun sequence, one DNA window encodes the following:
- the ARF6 gene encoding ADP-ribosylation factor 6, whose protein sequence is MGKVLSKIFGNKEMRILMLGLDAAGKTTILYKLKLGQSVTTIPTVGFNVETVTYKNVKFNVWDVGGQDKIRPLWRHYYTGTQGLIFVVDCADRDRIDEARQELHRIINDREMRDAIILIFANKQDLPDAMKPHEIQEKLGLTRIRDRNWYVQPSCATSGDGLYEGLTWLTSNYKS, encoded by the coding sequence ATGGGGAAGGTGCTATCCAAAATCTTCGGGAACAAGGAAATGCGGATCCTCATGTTGGGCCTGGACGCGGCCGGCAAGACAACAATCCTGTACAAGTTGAAGCTGGGCCAGTCGGTGACCACCATTCCCACCGTGGGTTTCAACGTGGAGACGGTGACTTACAAAAACGTCAAGTTCAACGTATGGGATGTGGGCGGCCAGGACAAGATCCGGCCGCTCTGGCGGCATTACTACACCGGGACCCAGGGTCTGATCTTCGTAGTGGACTGCGCCGACCGCGACCGCATCGACGAGGCCCGCCAGGAGCTGCACCGCATTATCAATGACCGGGAGATGAGGGACGCCATAATCCTCATCTTCGCCAACAAGCAGGACCTGCCTGATGCCATGAAACCCCACGAGATCCAGGAGAAACTGGGCCTGACCCGGATTCGGGACAGGAACTGGTATGTGCAGCCCTCCTGTGCCACCTCAGGGGACGGACTCTATGAGGGGCTCACATGGTTAACCTCTAACTACAAATCCTAA